The region CAAAGACTCAACTCGATTCAAGAATCTGAAAAGTAAGGTTTTAGGACTTACTGCAGCAGACATGGATTTCCACTTCTCTCCTCCAGCTTTCCCCACCTTCAATCACATGATCCAGTTGTCAAAATTCCAGTCTACATTAACTGATCTATCACAGCAGCTATAAGAAGTCCACAATCGTAAGAAACACGAGGTGTTTAAGAGCTGCTTACAGCTGAGACAGCCTTCATATTGGGGTGCTCTTGTTTGTAAATCTTCCTGAACTCTTCTCTGCGGTGCGTTACATTGCATAACCATTAGGTgattttcaaaatgatattataattgCTAAACCATATCAAATTTAGAGAGACAtacagaaaaacaaagaaagaactcGGAGGCCTTTTGGGTTTGTCAGGGTCCTTCTTGGTGATTTTTTCTTTCGCGGCTCGTTTCTTGCTGCTACTCTCGGTAGCCTTTAGTGCTGCCTTTCGCTTTCCAATCTTCCTGAAAGAGGAAATAAATGCAAACATGACAAACCATTCACTCAAAATCCATACCATACCCAGTCAATGAAACAAATGACGAATAACGGCCGTGTGATTCATATATAAGATTggttaaggaaagaaaagaaaagaatgaattaGCTATAACTAAACAGAATATTTACCTGTCCTCAACTGGGAGTGATACTTCCTTCTTTTCCGTCCTCGCTGCCCCCTTGCCCTTGGCAATTTTCATGGCTATTACCAATGTTAAGAAATaacattatttgattaaaaaaacattttactctATTCAAACCATAATTAACCTAATTGGCAGATTAAGAATAGGGGTTACAACAGAATTGCTAACACTTTTTTCCCCACAAAGAAGAAACTTGTTTTCACAAAGCATATACCCACTTTGGTAATAAGAAAACTTTCTGGTTGACGCTGACAGAATTTAAGACGCTAATTTAAGATTAATTCCATTTTCTCGGAAACTAAAGCAAAACACAAGCCATAAAGTTTCAAGCGTTGTTTACTTCACTCATAAGCAAACACAGACGATGCATACAGTAGAGGAATTAAGACACAAACTAGCAAAACGATAACAGAAAACCCACAAGGAAAAACACTCAACTAGAAAAATTCACTACTCAAATGATCATAAAGAAAACTCAactggaaaacaaaaaatagaacaGAAAAACCAATTAACAACTAATGAACCAGAATCAGAAATTATATCAAAACTGTtcaaaaggacaaaaaagaaaagaagctatACCAAgactgaaaaaaacaaaaacagagagaggaaAAACTAAGAACAAGCTATCTAGAAAGGATCGCTTACCTCTTTAATTAGTGGAAGAGATGAACGATAACAAAGGAATACGAATAACAAAAGCAGAGCAAAAAAAACAGAGTCCTAAAAAGTAAGGAGAGAGAGATGCCAGTAAGATATTTGTACTGGGCCCATTGAGTGGACACGTGGACACTTTCTGACAGAACTTGAAGCTGAGGAAAATGCTTTGTCTGGGCTATGAGTGGATACCTGGATTTTGATTGGTTAATGTGATGTTTAGTCAAAGTCAGGGTTTTGTACAGTACAATCTACTTAATTTCTGTTTTATTCGTCACAAAATTCTTCATCAGGTTttgtagtttatttatttatttattcctatCATCATTCACATACGTGTTGTGTCGATCAGGTGAGAATAGCTTTTTAGTATTTGTCTTGTGGAATGGGCTGCCTCCCCCTGGAGATATTAGTAATGAAGAATTTGAAATAgtctttaaacttttttagaAAACCCCAAATTAGTTTACCCTAATATCATTTTGCATCGATGCGAGAtctaatatcaattttttatatatatacactatttATATACAAcattataaaactaattaaattaattagcataaatcatcttattaaaaaatatttttactaacataatacataaattatatacaatataattcaaaatatctcTAGAATTATCTGTTTTAAATTGTGTATTATAATATTCGAAGTGTCATTTTAggatatataattaatgattatCGCAGTGTGGAATGCAGGGACTAGTTTTGCTATTGTTATCTATAGATATAGATATAGATATTCAATTAAAGATACATAGAGATAATTCCAATTGCTATAAAAAGCTAATTAATACACCCATCCTCTCATGGCGCggatatataaatataacagAGATCTTAATTAATTCACAGTGAATTtcctagtttctttttttattttttatgaatttgtagTTATagtcatagttatcaaacccggtCTGGAGGTTGACCCGGCCAAGAAACCGGATCCCGGGTTTTATGGGTCAACTTGGATCAAcccgaaaaaattaaaaaaaaattaaaactttcatatttcatatgaattttttttaaaaaaaatcaatatgaatatatgttatacatgttataaataataaaatttaaaaaaatattttaaaaagttttttattacatattgaaaagatattatgttatacttttaagttgaagtatttaaaccaaaaaagttttttatcccacattaaaaaaaacttaactttttttttgtgagcATATAGTATATTTATGCAAGAGTTTCAAATCACACATTGAAAAGAcactatattatccttttaagttgaagtatttaaattaaaatttatttattttatatttaaataacataacttttttacattgaaagtGTGAAAAAActcttttgttttagtttatttcttaTTACTATAAACtgtaaaataaactttatgcatttataatttttttaataaaaaactaaaataattattttaatggattGAAATAAAAACGTAGACAATTACTGTCTCTTCAATCTTCAATCCTCCCCGGGGAAAAAAAACCGCTTTTTTTATCAGATCCCACCTTCACTAGCGATTGTCATGTCCTCAGCAACCACTGCTCGATCACTTCTTCTCCTCACCTTCATTTcccttcttctcctctctccCGCTCTTCCCCTGAGTTAGTAGTAACTTGCAGAGCTCGTTATTTAagttttatgtgttttgttttcaagtttgaCTCAGATCTGTTAGTTTTTGTGGGATTTAAATGTTAGGTTGATTGGTGTTCATGGATCGAGTTTTGATTTCGCAAATGACATTTTATGCATTACAAACATCGGGTCTCGTCCGGGTTTACCCGGATTATAGATCGACCCATCAGGTCTAGttagttttttgtatttatcagtttttcttctaatttgaaCCGGTACAGCCATCAAGCCAACCCGTCAGATCAgttcgggtttaataactatgattatagttattaaaggtttgcattaatattgtttttccaaGAGTGGAGAGAAAATTTGGGACAGATTGAAGGAaagcattttaaattatttataagaatAAAGTTAAAGGAAAGGAGAGTACCGAGGAAACTCTACCATGCTCCCCCGAAATCTAATCTTGGGGAACTAAATGAATTGCTAGGGATATTTTCCTAtcttttatccattttttacccattaataatttattataatttttatgcttGTACTAAAATACTAaactatgaaattaaatttaattatactcTTTGAAATacacatgaaaataaattgaattaacaaTATTGGCtgttttatctttaatttacaaatcatttttgttacataaatttttgttctttattataaAGATCAttatattcatttaaaattttataaaatataggcattttaaaaaagatataaataaacatatatatctcgtattaattgtttattaaatatttattgaaatctttttgaaaaacttgtatttgttaaaaaaaaatcgatcaaTTTACAAGCCACATACTAGATAAGCAAATGATACTATGATCATATAAATGATTTCATATGCATGATAAAATTTACCTATTGTTACtctacctaaaaaaatataaagtaattaATAATTGTTACACATTTTGTGTTCCTATATACTTGctataatttgaaatattacttttcaatctctatttatttttaatatatacccATTTATACATCAATCAAacatcatccacatataattgACTtagtaaaaccaaaaaaaaacaaggaaaaggcAAGGTTTaggcaaaaaccaaaaaaaataattcactaaCATACCTgagaaacaaaaatatcttGATGAAAATTGATGCCAGGTAGAGAAATAAAGAATCTTTTGCTGCCAAGAGTTTTTGAGAGGAAAGAAAGAGGCGAATAAGAGAAAAGGAGTAAAAATAaggtttgttttattatgtGAGTAATTTTGGaatgttttttacaattttaattttaagagagaTTATTGTAGTAAATTAGAGGTTCTTACATGtgattaatttatcttttacatcttttttataaattaaattctatttaaagttaaaattattaCTCTCAAAGAGTTCAAGACACAAAAATTCATATAActctcttaattaaatttatttcacaGGTTTCAAGCAATTCTAAATGTTCTAGACCTGCTTCAGCTCTTATCCAACCTCGAGTGCTTTAAATCGGTCCGAACACTCCAAACATCCCAAGCATGATCTCCAGCCTATCCACTCTCCTGCGCATCCTAAGCATGGCTCGGACATGATCCAAATCCATTCTAACGTCTCAAACTCAATTCGACTTCCAAATCTTAGACTaactgtgaaaaaaaatcaattttaaaaactattcttccctgtttttattttttttcaaaacaaaaatctatgAAACAAACCCTTAAGATTCTTCCgagttttgtttcttctttctttgcccTCTCTTCCTAATTTATAACTTTACTAGTTAAATaccccgcgcgatgccgcgggtcaattattttttgcattttaaaaaaagtcaagatctaaaagtgttaggtttttttgcaaagttatacccaaaCATCTTAAGTTTGGTTGAAACGCTTGACCCAAaagtaatgtttataatattaataataacattaaacttgggttaacccttagcataaaagtgtctggactgcaacaccagacccaatagcattggacgtgggtctggctgcaaggtcgtgtcataaaagtgtgataattaaatagattagttaaaaaaaaacaaagaaaaaaaaccaacaggaagaaaaaaactaatgaagaaaaagaaaaaaaatatgacttaactgggttaacctttcaaatcaggttaacccgtcataccTTGAATTCGCATCGTGaaagttttataattaaaaaaaaaaaatcaaattaatgagttaacccagaattaactgggctaacttgTCAAACCATGTTAGCCTGTCAAATCcggaatccgtgtcatgaaagtttgataactaaatagaaaaaaatttaacattaacaattgaaattaaaaaaaaaattaattaaaaaaaaaaggcatcagTCTTTTCACTGTAGACTgtactgtgcagtccacagttaaaggcataaaaacaacaaaaaaacaaaaagaaaaactaaaagcatcagtcgagaactacttagaaaaaaatttactattaataaactaaattaattaaataaaattaattaaaaataaaaaataaaagaaaaaaaatctctaagaagaaaaaaaaactaaatagaaagaaatttaacactaacaaactaaactaaacgaaaaaaattaaaaagaacaaaaagcaaaaaaaaatgacaggttaactcgtcaaattaggttaactcgttaaacccgggattcgtgtcatgaatgtctggtaactaaataaaaaaaagtgaaaattaacaaactgaaccaaacaaaaaaaaattaattaaaaaggaaaaaaatccgggttaactcgtcaaaccatgttaacccgttaaacccaggatctgtgtcatgaaagtctgataactaaataaaaaaaaatttaacattaacaaactaaattaaacaaaaacaatttatgaaaataaaaaaacaaaaaaaattcacggtcaacccataattaactgggttcacctgtgaaaccaggttaacccgtgaaactttggatatgtgtcatgaaaatttgataactaaatagaaaaaaaaataacattaacaaactaaactaaatgaaaaaaattaattaaaaagaaaaaaaaagcaatttt is a window of Populus nigra chromosome 10, ddPopNigr1.1, whole genome shotgun sequence DNA encoding:
- the LOC133704514 gene encoding high mobility group B protein 1-like, with protein sequence MKIAKGKGAARTEKKEVSLPVEDRKIGKRKAALKATESSSKKRAAKEKITKKDPDKPKRPPSSFFVFLEEFRKIYKQEHPNMKAVSAVGKAGGEKWKSMSAAEKAPYEAKAAKKKSDYGKLMTAYSKKQETDDGGADEEDDYKHSHRSKSEVDGQDDSDESVGEDEDDEDDD